The Papaver somniferum cultivar HN1 chromosome 3, ASM357369v1, whole genome shotgun sequence genome includes a region encoding these proteins:
- the LOC113361215 gene encoding uncharacterized protein LOC113361215 — MDLYENLKAILKIQKFRRVVSYTGFYCFVSVLTYAYTSNTTRAGVPRVDQFYASYPAGTELLTDTAKLYKSALGNCFELEEWGPIEFAIMAKHFDRQGKPPYAYHAQYMAHLLSQGQLDGSGD; from the exons ATGGATCTTTATGAAAACTTGAAAGCTATTCTTAAGATTCAGAAATTCAGAAGAGTCGTATCCTACACTGGATTCTATTGCTTCGTTTCCGTTTTGACTTATGCATACACAAGCAACAC GACAAGGGCAGGTGTCCCTAGAGTTGACCAGTTTTATGCATCTTATCCCGCGGGGACAGAACTACTAACTGACACCGCTAAG TTATATAAATCTGCTCTTGGCAATTGTTTTGAACTGGAAGAGTGGGGTCCCATAGAGTTTGCCATCATGGCTAAACACTTTGATCGCCAAGGAAAACCACCTTATGCATACCACGCT CAATATATGGCACACCTCCTCTCTCAGGGACAGCTCGATGGAAGTGGTGATTAG
- the LOC113359382 gene encoding putative invertase inhibitor, protein MNQFTSSILVLLVVLSFHGVTADVVNDVCRKASGSNPSVTYGFCSKSFEANPKSRSSNIYGIGEISMELALRKAASVTSLINTILNGGGKVSPDVRGALVSCQNNYKTVVRSVQGAISAYKGRDLAGANQQIYNAMDAGQSCKDEFQAGMVSPTEKDVQDFVLLTYISYTIIGMNA, encoded by the coding sequence ATGAACCAATTCACATCTTCAATTCTCGTCCTTTTAGTTGTTCTCAGCTTTCATGGAGTTACTGCTGATGTAGTAAATGATGTATGCAGAAAGGCATCAGGAAGTAATCCGAGTGTTACTTATGGATTTTGCTCCAAATCTTTTGAAGCCAACCCTAAAAGTAGATCTTCTAATATTTATGGTATTGGCGAAATATCAATGGAGTTAGCTTTACGCAAGGCTGCTTCTGTGACTTCTCTCATCAATACTATTTTAAATGGTGGTGGAAAAGTGTCTCCAGATGTTAGAGGAGCCTTGGTATCTTGTCAGAATAATTATAAGACTGTTGTCCGTAGTGTTCAAGGTGCAATCAGTGCTTATAAAGGTAGGGATTTGGCAGGTGCTAATCAACAGATCTATAATGCCATGGACGCTGGACAGAGTTGCAAAGATGAGTTTCAAGCTGGAATggtttctcccacagaaaaagaTGTTCAAGATTTCGTTCTATTGACTTAtatttcatataccattatcgGCATGAACGCTTGA
- the LOC113356043 gene encoding trithorax group protein osa-like → MGFDNECILNIQSLAGEYFCPVCRLLVYPSEALQSQCTHLYCKPCLSYVVGTTKACPYDGYLVTEADSKPLIESNKALAETIEKIAVHCLYHRSGCTWQGSLSECTAHCAGCTFGNSPVVCNRCGTQIVHRQVQEHAQSCPGVQPQPQQPDSAQDATAASTVVAIAQQNQMASQQNQAATKAGIPASQAQSTQVAATVAPASGQDQSKVTTSTQPQAAVTSAPTPEQWYQQQQQHYQQYYQNYPGYDPYQQQYQHYVPYQQAHPATVQGQQQPQPQPQVRPQAQSQQPQLQSQSQPQVHPQMQQMSSRPPIQGQPHSQLYPQARPQPQAHPVQLQPQPYMQQRPQVPHSQLQLPQSQPLSQPIPQSQPHMHAQSQMQPQVPIQPPPRSLPQPHSQHPHVLTQHPPAQAVTGHQSYPQAQPYQKVLPGALPQLPHHIHPQQGITQQPTVMRPPQARAPMQHPQASPSLLPPQGQRPNMLPVQQHPVRPQIHHPGQGIQHHPGMPTLQQQPAPQQNQQLQGHLPHPQAFPGQTPGLVQNQSHPPGPLLQHQAMQPQIRAQGPPASSQQNNSTAFGMQPHQSQHHAGRPMVPNSGVSHQKFQQSTSGTAQPKPVQPNGVQPASSQSYPPGANTQAQSPSAQVSKKVEPIRETGPQNNDAKEVAPSRELAGGTKDPSVPSGSQGDKLIALPEERYTKVPEDGYNQLSEERFKPFSGEPNRHIADQREFDEDLKQFPRAGHLDAERFPGYESYPSSRPLDRGPYGNHDVGPKLDGPSGAGSRLPPYHSANPSARTMMPVGFPNENMGRKGDPAVAHPDFLRPYESGRHMPPPRSPGREFPMFISDGIDGRDPHVFGERYKSYLPSGGSEFQESRYPQLPGHLRRGVHDGTDILRGVEPGGPRHFSNHMHMGEPAGFDPFPNPLRMGGPGNLPPDMLGEVGHGRIGDIGYNGGFPFTEHQIDSGYYHPEEESFDQSRKRKQGSMGWCRICKVDCQTVEGLEAHSQTRDHQKMAMDMVLNIKKNSAKKQKLSSDDNISHEDTNKSRKGNFDNRGNRH, encoded by the exons ATGGGTTTCGATAATGAATGCATTTTAAACATTCAATCTCTTGCTGGAGAATACTTTTGTCCTGTTTGTCGCCTTCTTGTCTATCCAAGTGAAGCGCTACAATCACAATGCACGCACTTGTACTGCAAACCATGCTTAAGCTACGTTGTTGGAACTACAAAAGCTTGTCCCTATGATGGTTACTTGGTGACAGAAGCAGATTCTAAG CCTCTGATAGAGTCAAATAAAGCACTAGCTGAAACCATAGAGAAGATAGCAGTTCATTGTCTCTACCACAGAAGTGGGTGTACATGGCAGGGCTCTTTGTCAGAATGCACAGCCCATTGTGCAGGGTGTACCTTTGGCAATTCCCCAGTTGTATGCAACAGATGTGGAACACAAATTGTGCATCGCCAAGTTCAGGAACATGCACAGAGCTGCCCA GGTGTGCAGCCTCAACCACAGCAGCCAGACAGTGCCCAGGACGCAACTGCAGCATCCACTGTGGTGGCTATCGCCCAGCAGAATCAAATGGCTTCCCAGCAGAACCAAGCGGCTACCAAGGCAGGAATACCGGCTTCTCAAGCCCAGTCCACCCAGGTTGCTGCTACAGTAGCTCCAGCATCCGGACAAGATCAAAGTAAAGTTACGACGAGTACTCAGCCTCAAGCAGCAGTTACTTCTGCTCCTACTCCTGAGCAGTggtatcagcagcagcaacaacactaTCAACAATATTACCAGAACTACCCTGGATATGATCCATATCAACAACAATATCAGCATTATGTTCCATATCAACAAGCTCATCCTGCAACTGTACAAGGTCAACAGCAGCCTCAACCCCAGCCTCAAGTCCGTCCCCAAGCCCAATCTCAGCAACCCCAACTACAGTCTCAATCCCAACCTCAGGTACATCCTCAAATGCAGCAGATGTCGAGTCGTCCACCTATCCAAGGCCAGCCACATTCACAGTTGTATCCCCAAGCTCGGCCTCAGCCACAGGCACATCCAGTGCAACTCCAACCCCAACCTTACATGCAACAACGTCCGCAGGTGCCACATTCCCAGTTGCAGCTTCCGCAATCACAGCCATTATCCCAACCCATTCCCCAATCTCAGCCCCATATGCATGCCCAATCGCAGATGCAGCCACAGGTGCCAATTCAACCCCCTCCGCGTTCCCTGCCACAACCACATTCGCAACATCCCCATGTTCTGACACAGCATCCACCCGCTCAGGCTGTGACAGGCCACCAGTCTTATCCCCAAGCACAACCATACCAAAAAGTACTTCCGGGTGCTTTACCACAACTGCCTCATCATATCCATCCTCAGCAGGGTATAACACAACAACCAACAGTGATGCGTCCACCACAGGCTCGTGCCCCGATGCAACACCCACAAGCATCACCTTCGTTGCTGCCTCCTCAAGGACAACGCCCCAACATGCTTCCAGTACAGCAACACCCGGTGCGTCCGCAGATTCACCACCCCGGTCAGGGTATTCAACATCACCCTGGTATGCCTACTCTTCAGCAACAGCCAGCTCCTCAACAAAACCAGCAGCTTCAGGGTCATTTACCACACCCTCAGGCGTTTCCTGGGCAAACACCTGGTTTGGTCCAGAATCAGTCCCATCCGCCAGGTCCGCTCCTGCAGCACCAGGCTATGCAGCCTCAGATACGTGCCCAGGGACCTCCTGCCTCTTCACAGCAGAATAATTCTACTGCTTTTGGTATGCAACCCCATCAATCTCAACACCATGCAGGGCGACCTATGGTGCCAAACTCTGGGGTATCCCATCAAAAGTTTCAGCAATCTACTAGTGGGACTGCCCAGCCTAAGCCAGTGCAGCCGAATGGAGTCCAGCCAGCTTCAAGTCAAAGCTACCCCCCTGGAGCAAACACCCAGGCCCAGTCACCTTCAGCACAAGTTTCTAAGAAGGTTGAACCAATACGTGAAACTGGGCCTCAAAATAACGATGCAAAGGAAGTAGCGCCAAGTAGAGAGTTGGCTGGTGGTACTAAGGATCCATCAGTTCCAAGTGGCTCACAGGGTGATAAATTAATTGCTTTACCAGAAGAGAGATATACGAAAGTACCGGAGGATGGTTATAATCAGCTATCAGAGGAGCGCTTCAAGCCCTTCTCAGGGGAACCAAATAGACACATTGCTGATCAGAGAGAGTTTGATGAAGACCTCAAGCAGTTCCCTAGAGCAGGTCATTTGGATGCTGAACGTTTTCCTGGGTATGAAAGCTATCCTTCGTCGAGGCCCCTTGATAGAGGTCCATACGGGAACCATGATGTTGGACCCAAATTGGATGGTCCTAGTGGTGCTGGTTCAAGGTTGCCTCCTTATCATTCCGCTAATCCATCTGCACGTACTATGATGCCGGTTGGTTTCCCTAATGAAAACATGGGGAGGAAAGGTGATCCTGCTGTTGCTCATCCCGATTTTCTGAGGCCTTATGAATCTGGTCGGCATATGCCTCCTCCTAGAAGTCCCGGTAGGGAATTTCCAATGTTTATCTCAGATGGAATTGATGGCCGGGATCCACATGTATTTGGTGAACGATATAAATCATACTTACCTTCTGGTGGCAGTGAATTTCAAGAAAGTAGGTATCCGCAATTGCCTGGCCACTTACGTAGAGGTGTCCATGATGGTACAGATATATTGCGTGGAGTTGAACCTGGTGGTCCTCGCCATTTTTCAAATCATATGCATATGGGTGAGCCAGCTGGTTTTGATCCCTTCCCCAACCCTTTGCGAATGGGTGGTCCTGGAAACTTGCCACCGGATATGCTTGGTGAAGTTGGTCATGGACGTATTGGTGATATAGGATACAATGGCGGCTTTCCTTTCACTGAACATCAAATTGATAGTGGATATTACCATCCT GAAGAAGAGTCCTTTGATCAATCAAGAAAGAGGAAGCAAGGGAGCATGGGATGGTGCAGAATATGTAAAGTAGATTGTCAAACAGTAGAAGGTCTAGAGGCGCATTCACAGACAAGAGATCACCAAAAAATGGCCATGGATATGGTCCTAAATATCAAAAAGAATAGTGCCAAGAAACAGAAACT ATCATCTGATGATAATATATCACATGAGGATACAAACAAGTCCAGGAAGGGCAATTTCGATAATCGTGGAAATAGGCATTGA
- the LOC113359381 gene encoding uncharacterized protein LOC113359381, protein MLCWKVVNNALALGKNMSKYVKDTEPYCIMCDNQNFEDEMHLFVNCSFSRKVWQAFNLNNIHLNSGNTNILQWFKTWMNVKSLNEKHNLISFILWSIWKYRNNVHFDNVVPDVQKLIDNIRASHLKLSLDRDSKAGHVSADAKKSHYNSHNSDSDNYDWFIHFDASFIEADHTMGYAISIFDKTGTR, encoded by the coding sequence ATGTTATGTTGGAAAGTTGTGAATAATGCTCTTGCTCTTGGGAAAAACATGTCTAAATATGTTAAGGATACTGAACCATACTGCATCATGTGTGATAATCAGAATTTTGAGGATGAAATGCATTTATTTGTGAATTGTAGCTTTTCTAGGAAGGTCTGGCAAGCTTTTAATCTAAATAACATCCACCTTAACAGTGGAAATACTAATATCTTGCAATGGTTTAAAACCTGGATGAATGTTAAATCTCTTAATGAAAAGCACAATTTGATTTCTTTTATCTTGTGGTCCATCTGGAAATATAGGAACAATGTGCATTTTGATAATGTAGTGCCTGATGTGCAAAAActgattgataatattagagcATCCCACCTGAAGTTAAGTCTAGATAGGGACAGTAAAGCTGGTCATGTTTCTGCCGATGCTAAGAAGTCTCATTACAACAGTCACAACTCTGACAGTGACAATTATGATTGGTTTATACACTTTGACGCCTCTTTTATTGAAGCTGATCACACTATGGGATATGCAATCTCTATTTTTGATAAAACAGGGACCAGATAA